A region of Dioscorea cayenensis subsp. rotundata cultivar TDr96_F1 chromosome 5, TDr96_F1_v2_PseudoChromosome.rev07_lg8_w22 25.fasta, whole genome shotgun sequence DNA encodes the following proteins:
- the LOC120261241 gene encoding cyclic dof factor 1-like isoform X1: MMDNKDPAFKLFGMTIPVPFSSSSSSSSAAATSAIAVVVEVDGEKDQSEKEASYESADKENESPNTGEDYSELGKSSLACEAQKSCGNQETTAMEDVKSEEQQNETSNSQDKTLKKPDKILPCPRCNSLETKFCYFNNYNVNQPRHFCKKCQRYWTAGGTMRNVPVGAGRRKNKNTASHYRQMAMNGAALQTIQSHMPESIHHPPLKANGTVLSFGSGAPLCESMANVLNLAEKTIKPCDRNGFHHMEELPCVENVEEHSSGSSVTASKNSSDEGMSANPPETITGNRQQIPISVPCFSGTPWPYPWNSSPGFFSSSFPLSFYPMAAYWGCTVPGNWGVPWVSSMATSPNSSPNSLTLGKHSREGNVLKHCNSDKVDSSIQPDHEKRFWIPTTLRMDDPEEAAKSCIWASMGIQNDKAKPISEGGLFKAFQTKADMKNSTVGGSQVLHANPAAMSRSLNFQESS, encoded by the exons ATGATGGACAACAAAGACCCGGCTTTCAAGCTCTTTGGGATGACCATCCCTGTCCccttctcttcctcctcctcctcctcctccgccgcCGCCACCTCTGCCATCGCGGTCGTCGTTGAAGTAGATGGAGAAAAG GATCAATCAGAGAAAGAGGCTAGTTATGAATCAGCAGACAAGGAAAATGAATCTCCCAACACTGGAGAAGACTATAGTGAACTGGGGAAATCTTCCTTGGCCTGTGAGGCACAAAAGTCTTGTGGCAATCAAGAAACAACAGCGATGGAGGATGTGAAATCTGAAGAACAACAGAATGAGACAAGTAATTCACAAGACAAAACTCTGAAGAAGCCTGACAAGATCCTTCCTTGTCCTCGATGCAACAGCCTTGAGACCAAGTTCTGTTATTTCAACAACTACAATGTCAACCAACCGCGCCACTTCTGCAAGAAGTGTCAGAGATACTGGACGGCTGGTGGAACCATGAGGAATGTGCCTGTTGGTGCTGGTCGCCGCAAGAACAAGAACACTGCTTCCCATTATCGGCAAATGGCCATGAACGGGGCAGCTCTGCAAACCATCCAGTCTCATATGCCTGAATCAATCCATCATCCTCCACTTAAGGCCAATGGCACAGTTCTTAGTTTTGGCTCCGGTGCTCCTCTCTGTGAGTCAATGGCTAATGTGCTAAACCTCGCtgagaaaacaataaaacctTGTGATCGGAATGGCTTTCATCATATGGAGGAGCTTCCTTGTGTCGAAAACGTTGAAGAGCACTCGAGTGGATCTTCGGTGACAGCTTCCAAAAATTCTAGCGATGAAGGGATGAGTGCCAATCCACCCGAAACAATTACCGGGAATAGACAGCAAATTCCTATTTCAGTGCCATGTTTTAGTGGAACACCTTGGCCATATCCATGGAACTCATCCCCTGGATTCTTCTCTTCAAGCTTCCCGCTCTCGTTCTATCCTATGGCTGCTTACTGGGGATGCACAGTCCCCGGCAATTGGGGTGTTCCATGGGTATCATCAATGGCAACTTCACCAAACAGTAGTCCAAACTCCCTTACATTAGGCAAGCATTCCAGAGAAGGCAATGTGCTCAAACACTGCAATTCAGACAAAGTTGATTCATCTATCCAGCCGGATCACGAGAAACGTTTCTGGATCCCTACAACGTTGAGGATGGATGACCCCGAAGAAGCTGCAAAGAGCTGTATATGGGCATCCATGGGTATTCAAAATGACAAGGCTAAGCCCATCAGTGAAGGAGGACTCTTCAAGGCCTTCCAGACAAAAGCTGACATGAAGAACAGCACAGTGGGAGGTTCTCAGGTCTTGCATGCCAACCCTGCAGCTATGTCACGATCCCTCAACTTCCAGGAGAGCTCATAG
- the LOC120261241 gene encoding cyclic dof factor 2-like isoform X2, which yields MGIGRQRLDQSEKEASYESADKENESPNTGEDYSELGKSSLACEAQKSCGNQETTAMEDVKSEEQQNETSNSQDKTLKKPDKILPCPRCNSLETKFCYFNNYNVNQPRHFCKKCQRYWTAGGTMRNVPVGAGRRKNKNTASHYRQMAMNGAALQTIQSHMPESIHHPPLKANGTVLSFGSGAPLCESMANVLNLAEKTIKPCDRNGFHHMEELPCVENVEEHSSGSSVTASKNSSDEGMSANPPETITGNRQQIPISVPCFSGTPWPYPWNSSPGFFSSSFPLSFYPMAAYWGCTVPGNWGVPWVSSMATSPNSSPNSLTLGKHSREGNVLKHCNSDKVDSSIQPDHEKRFWIPTTLRMDDPEEAAKSCIWASMGIQNDKAKPISEGGLFKAFQTKADMKNSTVGGSQVLHANPAAMSRSLNFQESS from the exons ATGGGTATTGGAAGGCAGAGATTG GATCAATCAGAGAAAGAGGCTAGTTATGAATCAGCAGACAAGGAAAATGAATCTCCCAACACTGGAGAAGACTATAGTGAACTGGGGAAATCTTCCTTGGCCTGTGAGGCACAAAAGTCTTGTGGCAATCAAGAAACAACAGCGATGGAGGATGTGAAATCTGAAGAACAACAGAATGAGACAAGTAATTCACAAGACAAAACTCTGAAGAAGCCTGACAAGATCCTTCCTTGTCCTCGATGCAACAGCCTTGAGACCAAGTTCTGTTATTTCAACAACTACAATGTCAACCAACCGCGCCACTTCTGCAAGAAGTGTCAGAGATACTGGACGGCTGGTGGAACCATGAGGAATGTGCCTGTTGGTGCTGGTCGCCGCAAGAACAAGAACACTGCTTCCCATTATCGGCAAATGGCCATGAACGGGGCAGCTCTGCAAACCATCCAGTCTCATATGCCTGAATCAATCCATCATCCTCCACTTAAGGCCAATGGCACAGTTCTTAGTTTTGGCTCCGGTGCTCCTCTCTGTGAGTCAATGGCTAATGTGCTAAACCTCGCtgagaaaacaataaaacctTGTGATCGGAATGGCTTTCATCATATGGAGGAGCTTCCTTGTGTCGAAAACGTTGAAGAGCACTCGAGTGGATCTTCGGTGACAGCTTCCAAAAATTCTAGCGATGAAGGGATGAGTGCCAATCCACCCGAAACAATTACCGGGAATAGACAGCAAATTCCTATTTCAGTGCCATGTTTTAGTGGAACACCTTGGCCATATCCATGGAACTCATCCCCTGGATTCTTCTCTTCAAGCTTCCCGCTCTCGTTCTATCCTATGGCTGCTTACTGGGGATGCACAGTCCCCGGCAATTGGGGTGTTCCATGGGTATCATCAATGGCAACTTCACCAAACAGTAGTCCAAACTCCCTTACATTAGGCAAGCATTCCAGAGAAGGCAATGTGCTCAAACACTGCAATTCAGACAAAGTTGATTCATCTATCCAGCCGGATCACGAGAAACGTTTCTGGATCCCTACAACGTTGAGGATGGATGACCCCGAAGAAGCTGCAAAGAGCTGTATATGGGCATCCATGGGTATTCAAAATGACAAGGCTAAGCCCATCAGTGAAGGAGGACTCTTCAAGGCCTTCCAGACAAAAGCTGACATGAAGAACAGCACAGTGGGAGGTTCTCAGGTCTTGCATGCCAACCCTGCAGCTATGTCACGATCCCTCAACTTCCAGGAGAGCTCATAG